The Acidobacteriaceae bacterium nucleotide sequence GCCAGCCAGATCACCAGTGGGATACAGAAAACGCCCGCATAAAAATGCCATCGCCAGATCATGCGGTACAGGCGACGTCCCTGCTCTTCCTGTGTTCGTTGCTCCATGCTGCTTCTCCTCTATCTGTTGCTCCGTGGAGGATGGGCAAAGCCATCCTCCACGGCCACACGTCGTTTCGTTAGAACCGCATCCGAACGCCGCCGTAGGACGCTCGAGGTGTGCCGGCGTAGACGGACCCGGTGGAGGTCATCAGCGTGGCGGCTCCGTTTTGAACGCCCGTGGAGGAGTTCAAGCTGTCGCTGAGATTGCTGGCCGAAGCGACATAGGTTTTGTTCGTCAGGTTCTGCACGTCGAAGTAGAAGCTGAGCTGGGACAACCGTCCATGGTTTGCCGGAGGATCGTAGTGGAGATCGAGGTTCCAGAGGGTGTAGCCGGGAGCCTTGAGGAGGTTGGCGTTATCAAGTTGGTAGTTGTCCCGCCAGTTCGTTTCGACAAAGCCTCCCAGACCGCGAAGCTTGCCGCTGGGCTGGTCATACAGCACGCGCGCGTTCAGGAAGCTGGGTTGAACACCCGGAATGCGGTTGCCGTTGCGATTGAAGCTGGAGGAGAACGTGCCACTGGTGAGTTGTTCGGAGTAATCGACGTAGACCTGGTTGTCGTATTGGTAGGAGACGCGCGTTCTGATGCCGGACAACGATACGGGCAGCGGATGCCAGTCGAAGCCTGCGTCGATGCCGCGATGCTGCGAGGCGGGAGCGTTGAAGGTGTAGCTCTGCAGGCTGACTCCTGCGGATTGCGTGACCTGCTCGTTGTGGAACCACTCGTAAAAGCCCGACACGGTTGCTTCCAGCGTCCGACTCAACTGAACGGCGGCTCCGACGTCGATGCCGTAGTTCTTCTGGGTTTTGAGTTGCGTGTTGTTGCCGCTGACGCCCTGGGGAGTGACGAAAAGCTGCGTGGCCTGCGGGGTTCCGTAGCCGGTGCCGAAGCGTGCGTGCAAACGCCATGCGGAGGTGGGCTGGTATTGCACGGAGAGTTCAGGGGCAACGTTGAAGTAGGTGCGGTTGCCTGAGATCTTCGTGTTCGTTGGCGTTCCGGTGGTGGGGTAGGCGTAGTTCGTTGCCAATGCCTGCAGGTCGGTGTACTCACCGCCAAGACCGGCGACGAGCGTCCATTTTGGATTCCAGGTGTACTCTGCGCGGCCGTGGAAGCCAGTGTTCCACTGCTTGCCAAAGACGGTTTGCGTCTGGCCGCCGAGGGCTGCGGCTCCACCGGGCATGACGTTGAAGGTGTACGAGTTGATGTTTTCGTAGTTGAAGAAGCCGCCGCCAAACGTGTTCCAGCGCGAGCCGTGATGCACCACGTTGCTCATGAGGTTGAATGACGGATACGGTCCACGGTAGCTGTAAGCGCTGGTGGGTTGGTTGATGTCGCGATCATCGAAGACGAACTGCGTGAGCCAGGTTGTTTCTGGCGAGAAGTCATGCTCCCAGCGGGCGCCGACGATGGTGCGGCGGTCGTGCCGACCGAAGCCAGCCTGTACGGCGGTCTGCGAGACGGTGGTTCCGTTGAAGCCGTTGACGTACATCGTGGCCGATCCGCACCCTGCAGCCGCTGCTGCAGACGAGTATGTCTGGCAGCTGCGCTGGTAGGGGTTCAGCTTGTACTGGGCCAGCGAGAGTCGCAGGGAGAGGTTGGTATCAAGGTCGTTGTTGATGAACTTGAACGTCAGGCGATCTGTAGGCGTGATGGCAACGGTGGCGAGCAGGTTGGCGGTTATGGTGTTGTACTGGCTGTTCGACGTGGCCTGCGTCGCGCGTACGTTGCTTAGGAATCCTGAGACCTGGTAGTTGCTGCCGCCTTTGCCGTAGGTCACGTAGTCGTTGAAGTAGCCGAAGCTACCGAAGTCTGCGCCGACCTCAAGGCCTTGAATCTCGCTGCCGGTACGAGTGTGGAAGTTGATGGCGCCGCCGGTGGCGTAGTTGCCATACAGCGCCGAGGATGGCCCTTCGACAACGTCGACGCTGCTGTACGCGTGAGGGTCGGTGAGGTCGGCGCGTCCCTGCCCGTCGGGTTGCGTTACGGGGAAACCGTCTTCGAAGATCTGTGCGTTACGCAGCCCGTAGGACTGCCGATCGCTTGAGCCACGGATGGAGATGCGCACATCGCGCGGGCCGTTTCCCTGCACGAATGTGACGCCGGGAACGAGCGCGAGGACGTCGCCGATATTGCTGGCTGGGGTCGACTTGAAGTCTTCCCGGCTGACCGTTGCCTGCATTTGCCCGATGGGTGCTTCGGTGACGACGGCAGATCGTCCGTTGACTGTGACGACCGACTGCGCGGAGGAGACGTTCAGGCGGACCAGGACAGGTAGAGCGTTGTTCGACTCTGCGTTGATGGTCTGCTGCGTTGTGGCGAAGCCGGAGTGCGAGATGGAGACGACATACGAAGAAGCTGCGGCTGGTTCCAGAAGGAAGCGGCCCGCGGCATCGGAGGTTGCATGTAGCTGCGGCGAGGTGAATGGTGGACGCGCAACGGCATCAATCGTGGCACCAACGATGGCCGAGCCGTCAGGGTCGACGACCTGTCCGCGGATTGCGCTGGTGGAGTTCTGCGCCCACATGGGCACGGCAAAAAAGGCTGCAACAAGCAATGCGCCTGGCAAAGTACGGAAACGAAACACAAGATCCTCACAATCAAACCGTTAGCCGCAGCCCTGGGAGCCTTCGCTGGAACGCCTGCAAGGCAGGTGCTCAAAGGCACGCTCTCTACGAGAGCGGGACGGGGCTAAATATTTCTGGAAACTAGGAAATATTGGAGAGAAGAGAGGACGGTGGGCCGCGTTTGTAGCGTGACCGCTCGCGAGAGATGCGGCGGTTGGATTCGGCGTGCGCGATGACTTCGTCGCGGCTGATGAAACGGAGGAAGACAGGTTGCGCCGAAAGCGTTGCGAGCACGCTCGGCTGGTGGCCGATTACGATGTTCGCCGGGCAGTACGGGCACTTCCCTTGCAGCGCCGAGAACTGAGGCTTATTGCTCAGCATCTGGCTGCGCTCCGCCATGCTCATCATGCAGTGATGCGCGCCGCTGCGTCGGCAGCAGGCAGGCAGGTTCGCCTCACTCTTTGGCGTCATGGCCAGGAGAGATGTGGCAAACGGCAGGCTAAAGATAGCCAGCAACGCGATGGCGATGAGCTTACGCAATATTTCTATTGGAACACCCGCAACAGCCATCTGACAAAAACGTGTGCTGTTATCGCCGTGGACGGCTTGAGTGCAGTGAGGAATAATGTGAGGGGATATTTGAACTCTGTTGCCACTCAAACCGAATGTTTGAGTGGCGGGGACGACGGGGCTCGAACCCGCGACCTCTGCCGTGACAGGGCAGCGCTCTAACCAACTGAGCTACGTCCCCACGATGTCTTTGAGAAGACAAACCGTAGTACAACTGTCACACAAGGCGATCTGCATTCCTGCGCTCAACCTTGCCCGTTGCAGTGTGTTTCGAACTGCTGCAACGAGACTTAGTCTATCAGAGATTTTGCGGCGAACCAAATCCCGATCGGTTGAAAACTTTTCGCATCAAAAGAACCAACATCCGTTGCATGACTGTCATGCAACGGAGCGTGTCCTTGCGATAGCCTGTCATCCATAAGATCGTGTCCAAGAAGATCAAACCCGCCGCCGGCCCTGCTTCCAAAGCCCCTGTCGCCGTCCCCCCATCGCGATTTCTGAATCGTGATGAGAGCTGGCTGCGCTTCAATCGCCGCGTGCTGGAGGAAGTGGACGACACCACCAATCCCCTGCTCGAGCGGCTGAAGTTTCTGGCCATCACCTCTTCGAATCTGGATGAGTTCATCGAGATTCGCGTGGCCGGTACTCTTCAGCAACTGGAAGAAGATGCCGGGCAGGTTGAAAAACGTGACCTCGGTGGCTTTACGGCCTCGGAGCGCCTGCAGCGACTCTCCAAAGAGCTTCACTCGTTTGCGCATGACCAGGCTGACTGCCTGCATGATCGGCTTTTCCCTGCCATGGCCGATAGGGGGATTCGGCTGCTTCGCTGGAAGAATCTTCGAGCCGCAGACCGAGCCTTTGCTACGCGCTACTTTCAGGAGCAGGTTGATCCCCTGCTGACTCCTGTGACGCTGGACCCCTCACACCCCTTCCCGCGCGTGCTGAACAAAGCGCTTTGCATCGCGCTGCTGCTGCGGCATAAGCGGAAGACCAGCACCCGGATCCCGAGCAATACTCTTGGGGTCGTGACGATTCCGCGTTCCCTACCCAGCATTATTGCTCTGCCAGAGCGTGCGGGACGCAGCCATTTCCTATTGCTCGATGACCTGATCATGGCGCATCTGGAGCCGATGTTTCGGGGCTATCGGATTTTGAACCGCTCGACCTTTCGCGTCACCCGCAACTCGAACCTCTATATGGAAGAGGAAGAGAGCCGCTCAGTTCTCGAAAGCGTTCGCGAGGAGCTACATAACCGCCGCAAGGGAGATGTCGTTAGGCTGGAGATTGCAAAGTCAGCCGACGATGAAGTTTGCGAGGCACTGCGCAGTAACTTCGACCTGGAAGAGTGGCAGGTCTTTCGTACGAACGTTCCCGTGAACCTCTCCCGCTTTATGGAGATGTACTCCAAGGTCAAGCTGCCAGAGTTGAAGTTTCCGGAGTTCCACGGACGTCGGCCGCAGCTGCCAGCCGGGTCTGAAGCTCTCTTTACCGAACTGCGTAAGGGAGACATGCTGCTGCATCATCCCTTTGATAGCTTTTCGACGGTCGAGAACTTTATCCAGTCGGCGATCGCTGACCCGAACGTTATTTCGATCAAGCAGACGCTCTATCGCACCAGCGCAGATTCACCTATTTTCCGGGCTTTGCTTGAAGCAGCGCAGAACCGCGAAATCGATGTCACCGTTGTGGTCGAGCTGATGGCTCGCTTTGACGAGGCTTCGAACATTCGCTGGGCAAGAGAGCTCGAAGACGCCGGTGTGCAGGTCTTTCACGGCATCTTCGGATTGAAGACTCACTGCAAGCTGGCGCTGCTGGTTCGCCGCGATCCTGACGGTGTGATCCGTTCCTACGCTCATCTGGGTACGGGAAATTACAACCCCATCACGGCCCGTTTTTATACCGACATCAGCCTCATCACTTCGCGGCCCGAAATTACTGAAGCGGTGCGGCATGTCTTCCGCTATTTGACGGCTGACTGGCAGGGGCCGACAGATGTTTATCGACCGCTGCTGGTGGCGCCGATCACACTCGCGGACGACATCGTGGCACTGATCCAGCGGGAGTCAGCGTTTGCCCGTGAGGGCAAGCCTGCCCGCATCATCGCCAAGATGAATGCGCTGCTCGACGAGCGTACTATCGAAGCGCTCTACGAGGCCTCTCAGGCTGGCGTTGAGATCGATCTGATTATTCGTGGCATGTGTTCGCTGCGCCCGGGTGTCTCTGGCTTGAGCGAACGTATTCGTGTGCGCTCCATTGTCGGCCGTTTCCTGGAGCACTCACGCATCTTCTGGTTTCAAAACAACGACAAGCCTGAGGTCTTTGCAGGCTCAGCGGATTGGATGCAGCGCAACCTCTATGAGCGTTGCGAAGCCGTCTTCCCTATCTCTGATCCCCTGCTGGCAGAGCGGATGCGCAACGACATTCTTGAGACGTACCTTCGCGATACTGCCAAGGCCCGGTTGATGCAGCCGGATGGAAGCTACGTTCGACCACAGCATAGCGGCAGCGGTCTTAGCGCGCAAACCTGGTTCATGGAACGTGCGCTCGGAGTCCCCGCAGTCAACGACACTGCGCGTGCGGAAACGAAAACCACGAAGAAGCGAACGAAAGCCTCTGCTGGCAAAGAGTAGAGCTTACTGAACGATTACCTTCACCGTAGAACTCTTCGTCACAGCCGTTCCATTCACTGTCCCTGTCGCAGCAACGTTAATCGTGTACGTTCCTACAGGCGTCGGTGTGCGGGCAGAGGCGATGGATGTCGGCGTTGTAGCGGAGTTCGAGCAGCCAGAGCTTCCTACCGTTACGGCAGCGCCGATCGCGACGATTGCAAGCGTGGCCAGCTTTCTTCTGCGTGGTGCAGCGATCAAGAGAAGGAGCGCGAAGGCCCCTGCGACCAATCCGGTTGCGGCCGTCGCGCTGTGTTGCGAGTCCAAGCCACCGGTAAAGGCGAGCACGGTGAGCGTTGTCGACTGAGCCGTTGTGCTTGTGAAGTTCAGTGACGTTGCGCTGAGTGTGAGCTGTCCTGCAAAGGTGGATGTGGAGCTCAGCGTGAAAGCTACATTCCCCGTGAAGCCTCCGGTTGGAGTTACGGTAAGGACGATCCCTTGAGAGCTATCCCCAGAGGCCACGTTCACGGTAGTCGTTGTGGGTGTGAGGGTAAAGCCCTGCGTCACGGCTGTGCTTACCGTGAAGGTAAACGCGCCGACGGAGCCAGCATAGGTGCCATCGCCCGCATAGGATGCCTGCATTTTGTGGGTTCCTGCGGCAAGCCCGGTCGTGCTCAAGCTATACGTTGCCACACCGCTGCTGCTCAGTGTTGCAGAACCCATCACCGTTCCATCGAGAAGGAACTCGACGGTTCCCGTTGGCGTAGCGGTCGTGGAGGTAAAGACGCTGGTCACCGTTGCAGTGAATGTGACCGCGGAGCCAGTCGTGACGGAAGAGACGTTGCCCGCGATGTCTGTGCGCGAGCTGGCGGCTCCTGCCGGCGTCGTTGCAGTGGCCGTAACAAGCGGCCAGTCGTTTACCAGGTTGTAGGCGTCGACCGAGCCGAGACCTGAAGCACGGTCGTATCCGGTAGCCGCGGTGTAGCCGATCGTTCCGCCGCTGGCGCAGTCGGTAGAGCCAGTGGTGCATGTCACGGCATTGCTGCCTGACGTTACGTCATGGAAGACGCTGGACGCATAGCTGCTGGCCGCCAGCGTGTAGAGCGTGTTGTTGGCAACGCCAACGCGTCCGTTCTTTTGGACGACCATCGCCATGAGCCCGGAAAATACCGGAACTCCTACGCTTGTCCCGCCGATCACTGCGACCGAGCCAGTGCTGTCGTAGAAGCCGTTTGTGCAGGTGTTCGGAGTGCACAAAAGATAAGGGTCGTGATTGGCTGAGGCGCTGAAGGAAACATCCGGAACATCGCGCGTTCCATCATCGGTTATGGCTACGCCAAAGATCGTGCCGGTTTGCCACGAGGGCTTAGCAAAGTAGCTGCTGGAGCCGCCACCGCCTGCCGTCAGGTTGACGCCGCTGGTCGAGTCATTCCACACGACCTCAGGAATGTACTGCGTGGCGGAACCGCCGGTGCTTCCGTTCGTCGAACTCCAGTAGGTTCCGGTGCCTTCGCTAAACGTCGTCCCACCTACGCCCGTGACGTAAGGTGAGGACGCGGGAAAATCGACGGCGAGACCTTGTGTCGCGCTTGTCGCTTTGTAGTCGCAATCAGCCGCACCGGAGTCTCCTGCGGGGGAGACGATCGTGATGCCCTGCGCAGCTCCCTGCTCCAGCAGTTGGTTGTAATAGGCAAGCTCGCTTACGCCGAGGTCGGCTTCGCAAGTTCCGTAGCTGTTGGAGATGATCGGTGCAACGTTGTTATCGATTGCTTCTGTGATTGATCCGTTCAGTACATCGGTGGAGGTTACGAAGAGGACCGAAGCCTTCGGAGCCATCGCTCCTGCCCACTCAAGGTCCAACTCCGATTCATAGAGATCGTCGGTCGAGGGATAGCCCGGGTCCACGCCATACAACGAGACTGTGGGGGCGTTGGCCGCGAGTCCGGCGGCGGAGCGGAAGGCTGCGATGTCGGCTGGGTAAATATCCGTCTGCCCAACGACGGCGATGGTCACGCCTGTGCCGTCCGTGCCGGAAGAGATCAGGTTTTGCGCGTCATAAATCGTGTACAGATCGCCTGGAGCGAGGTA carries:
- a CDS encoding TonB-dependent receptor, with the translated sequence MFRFRTLPGALLVAAFFAVPMWAQNSTSAIRGQVVDPDGSAIVGATIDAVARPPFTSPQLHATSDAAGRFLLEPAAASSYVVSISHSGFATTQQTINAESNNALPVLVRLNVSSAQSVVTVNGRSAVVTEAPIGQMQATVSREDFKSTPASNIGDVLALVPGVTFVQGNGPRDVRISIRGSSDRQSYGLRNAQIFEDGFPVTQPDGQGRADLTDPHAYSSVDVVEGPSSALYGNYATGGAINFHTRTGSEIQGLEVGADFGSFGYFNDYVTYGKGGSNYQVSGFLSNVRATQATSNSQYNTITANLLATVAITPTDRLTFKFINNDLDTNLSLRLSLAQYKLNPYQRSCQTYSSAAAAAGCGSATMYVNGFNGTTVSQTAVQAGFGRHDRRTIVGARWEHDFSPETTWLTQFVFDDRDINQPTSAYSYRGPYPSFNLMSNVVHHGSRWNTFGGGFFNYENINSYTFNVMPGGAAALGGQTQTVFGKQWNTGFHGRAEYTWNPKWTLVAGLGGEYTDLQALATNYAYPTTGTPTNTKISGNRTYFNVAPELSVQYQPTSAWRLHARFGTGYGTPQATQLFVTPQGVSGNNTQLKTQKNYGIDVGAAVQLSRTLEATVSGFYEWFHNEQVTQSAGVSLQSYTFNAPASQHRGIDAGFDWHPLPVSLSGIRTRVSYQYDNQVYVDYSEQLTSGTFSSSFNRNGNRIPGVQPSFLNARVLYDQPSGKLRGLGGFVETNWRDNYQLDNANLLKAPGYTLWNLDLHYDPPANHGRLSQLSFYFDVQNLTNKTYVASASNLSDSLNSSTGVQNGAATLMTSTGSVYAGTPRASYGGVRMRF
- the ppk1 gene encoding polyphosphate kinase 1 — its product is MSKKIKPAAGPASKAPVAVPPSRFLNRDESWLRFNRRVLEEVDDTTNPLLERLKFLAITSSNLDEFIEIRVAGTLQQLEEDAGQVEKRDLGGFTASERLQRLSKELHSFAHDQADCLHDRLFPAMADRGIRLLRWKNLRAADRAFATRYFQEQVDPLLTPVTLDPSHPFPRVLNKALCIALLLRHKRKTSTRIPSNTLGVVTIPRSLPSIIALPERAGRSHFLLLDDLIMAHLEPMFRGYRILNRSTFRVTRNSNLYMEEEESRSVLESVREELHNRRKGDVVRLEIAKSADDEVCEALRSNFDLEEWQVFRTNVPVNLSRFMEMYSKVKLPELKFPEFHGRRPQLPAGSEALFTELRKGDMLLHHPFDSFSTVENFIQSAIADPNVISIKQTLYRTSADSPIFRALLEAAQNREIDVTVVVELMARFDEASNIRWARELEDAGVQVFHGIFGLKTHCKLALLVRRDPDGVIRSYAHLGTGNYNPITARFYTDISLITSRPEITEAVRHVFRYLTADWQGPTDVYRPLLVAPITLADDIVALIQRESAFAREGKPARIIAKMNALLDERTIEALYEASQAGVEIDLIIRGMCSLRPGVSGLSERIRVRSIVGRFLEHSRIFWFQNNDKPEVFAGSADWMQRNLYERCEAVFPISDPLLAERMRNDILETYLRDTAKARLMQPDGSYVRPQHSGSGLSAQTWFMERALGVPAVNDTARAETKTTKKRTKASAGKE
- a CDS encoding protease pro-enzyme activation domain-containing protein, with the protein product MSLRFSMTNAQSQALVQLLADQQNPHSARYHQWLTPETFRAQFGVADADLAKAQAWLKAQGFTVKSIGRGGQYVRFSGTVATAQAAFQTKIQRVSVEGKEHIANTAALTLPAALSNITSAVTGVDDLALRPRTVRRIVSPTSSSSLSPQFTSSSATHYLAPGDLYTIYDAQNLISSGTDGTGVTIAVVGQTDIYPADIAAFRSAAGLAANAPTVSLYGVDPGYPSTDDLYESELDLEWAGAMAPKASVLFVTSTDVLNGSITEAIDNNVAPIISNSYGTCEADLGVSELAYYNQLLEQGAAQGITIVSPAGDSGAADCDYKATSATQGLAVDFPASSPYVTGVGGTTFSEGTGTYWSSTNGSTGGSATQYIPEVVWNDSTSGVNLTAGGGGSSSYFAKPSWQTGTIFGVAITDDGTRDVPDVSFSASANHDPYLLCTPNTCTNGFYDSTGSVAVIGGTSVGVPVFSGLMAMVVQKNGRVGVANNTLYTLAASSYASSVFHDVTSGSNAVTCTTGSTDCASGGTIGYTAATGYDRASGLGSVDAYNLVNDWPLVTATATTPAGAASSRTDIAGNVSSVTTGSAVTFTATVTSVFTSTTATPTGTVEFLLDGTVMGSATLSSSGVATYSLSTTGLAAGTHKMQASYAGDGTYAGSVGAFTFTVSTAVTQGFTLTPTTTTVNVASGDSSQGIVLTVTPTGGFTGNVAFTLSSTSTFAGQLTLSATSLNFTSTTAQSTTLTVLAFTGGLDSQHSATAATGLVAGAFALLLLIAAPRRRKLATLAIVAIGAAVTVGSSGCSNSATTPTSIASARTPTPVGTYTINVAATGTVNGTAVTKSSTVKVIVQ